A genomic segment from Flavobacterium inviolabile encodes:
- a CDS encoding sugar transferase, with protein sequence MLMKRLFDVVLAILLLMIGLLLMVVVWLLSAIATKSNGLFFQKRIGQFGKTFTIIKFRTMRSIALRDPVSGEYVNRAIIPPVCAALRKYKLDELPQLINIISGDMSFVGPRPDLPGYYDQLEGEERKILQLKPGVTCEASIKYADEENLLKKQKNPEQYNDEVIFPDKVKMNLEYYYKRSFFGDIKILFNTLFRFC encoded by the coding sequence ATGCTAATGAAACGCTTGTTTGATGTTGTTTTAGCGATACTGCTATTAATGATTGGTTTATTATTGATGGTTGTTGTATGGTTATTGTCAGCTATAGCAACAAAATCAAACGGGCTTTTTTTTCAAAAAAGAATAGGACAGTTCGGGAAAACCTTTACTATAATAAAATTCAGAACGATGCGTTCTATTGCCTTAAGAGATCCGGTATCGGGCGAATATGTAAATAGAGCAATTATTCCTCCGGTATGTGCTGCGCTTCGGAAATATAAGCTTGATGAATTACCACAATTAATCAATATAATCAGCGGAGATATGAGTTTTGTTGGTCCGAGACCCGATTTACCGGGATATTATGATCAATTAGAAGGAGAAGAGCGAAAAATATTACAATTAAAACCAGGTGTGACCTGTGAAGCAAGTATTAAATACGCTGACGAGGAAAATCTTTTAAAGAAACAGAAGAATCCTGAACAATATAATGATGAGGTAATTTTCCCGGATAAGGTAAAAATGAATCTGGAGTATTATTATAAACGGAGCTTTTTTGGGGATATAAAAATATTATTTAACACTCTGTTTCGTTTTTGTTAA